A single window of Anaerocolumna chitinilytica DNA harbors:
- a CDS encoding GNAT family N-acetyltransferase — MQAEWGKSDDIDEWMKLIEAISWNFPGLETREQIDEHKKTVLRFIDKKQALCVKNGTEIIGVLLFSRRYNMICCLGVSPNYRRCGIATRLLEKAINELDRTIDITVSTFRENDVKGIAPRALYKSFGFIEDEYIEEFGYPNQKFVLHP; from the coding sequence TGCAGGCAGAATGGGGAAAAAGCGATGATATAGATGAGTGGATGAAACTCATTGAAGCAATAAGCTGGAATTTTCCAGGACTAGAAACAAGAGAGCAAATAGATGAACATAAAAAAACGGTTCTGCGTTTTATAGATAAAAAGCAAGCTTTGTGTGTAAAAAACGGAACAGAAATAATCGGAGTCCTTTTATTTTCAAGAAGGTATAATATGATTTGTTGTTTAGGTGTTTCACCTAACTATAGAAGATGTGGTATAGCAACAAGACTGCTTGAAAAGGCAATTAATGAATTAGATAGAACTATAGATATTACAGTTTCAACCTTTAGAGAAAATGATGTAAAAGGAATTGCACCAAGAGCATTATATAAAAGCTTTGGGTTTATTGAAGACGAGTACATAGAAGAATTTGGATATCCTAATCAAAAATTTGTTCTGCATCCATAA
- a CDS encoding GNAT family N-acetyltransferase, whose amino-acid sequence MDIQFKKGTIENLDDCIKAMEHSTLSNAYFQTEESRKNAVMEGLNKETLYVALWDGKCAGFAYFILEGAFHAFPYLHLITINEEYRGMGIGKKLIEFIEAKLFETRDKIFLLVGDYNPGAKIFYEKLGYKQVGTIPSLYRKGIDEYLMMKVSKSDD is encoded by the coding sequence ATGGATATTCAATTCAAAAAAGGTACGATAGAGAATCTGGATGATTGTATCAAAGCGATGGAACATTCGACACTGAGCAATGCTTATTTTCAAACGGAAGAAAGCAGAAAAAATGCGGTGATGGAAGGATTAAACAAAGAAACTCTTTACGTTGCGCTATGGGATGGCAAATGTGCCGGGTTTGCATATTTTATCTTAGAGGGAGCCTTTCATGCTTTTCCTTATCTGCATCTCATTACGATTAATGAGGAATATAGGGGTATGGGGATAGGGAAGAAATTAATAGAATTTATTGAAGCTAAGCTGTTTGAGACCAGAGATAAAATATTCTTATTAGTAGGTGACTATAACCCGGGAGCAAAGATTTTTTATGAGAAATTAGGATATAAACAGGTAGGTACAATTCCAAGTCTTTATCGTAAAGGGATTGATGAATACTTAATGATGAAAGTATCTAAAAGTGATGATTAA
- a CDS encoding alpha/beta hydrolase fold domain-containing protein has product MGSIQSKLLKTALRIVRLNKMWKLTGNELRNYIEKKQLSDSHEPPKEIQKKYDIKINDWNGHCFYVMKPLNEIGHKHIFYLHGGGFVYEIMSPHWEFLGKMIDELQCSVTVPIYPLAPKHQYQDVFEMILPIYQQIISEKKSEDVVIMGDSAGGGLSLSFAQLLKEKGVPQPGNIILISPTLDMTFTNTEIHEVEKLDPILAVPGISDIMKWYAGDIGTEHYLISPINGDIEGLGKISLFIGTHDILYPDTKRFKKLAEEKGVEINYFEYPSMIHIWPLFFFPESKKAREQITAIIRNS; this is encoded by the coding sequence ATGGGAAGTATTCAGAGTAAACTGCTTAAAACCGCACTTCGAATTGTTCGTCTAAATAAGATGTGGAAATTAACAGGCAATGAACTAAGAAATTATATTGAGAAAAAACAGCTCTCAGATAGTCATGAACCTCCGAAAGAAATACAGAAGAAATATGATATTAAGATTAATGATTGGAATGGTCATTGTTTTTATGTAATGAAACCTTTAAATGAGATAGGGCATAAACATATTTTTTACCTACATGGAGGTGGATTTGTTTATGAAATTATGAGCCCTCATTGGGAGTTCCTGGGCAAAATGATTGATGAATTGCAGTGCAGCGTAACGGTTCCCATCTATCCGTTAGCACCAAAGCATCAGTATCAGGATGTATTTGAAATGATTCTTCCCATTTATCAGCAGATTATTTCGGAAAAGAAATCAGAGGATGTAGTGATTATGGGTGATTCCGCAGGCGGAGGGTTGAGCCTTTCTTTCGCACAATTGCTGAAAGAAAAAGGTGTGCCCCAACCAGGGAATATTATTCTTATATCACCTACTTTGGATATGACTTTCACGAATACAGAAATACATGAAGTTGAGAAACTTGACCCGATATTAGCTGTACCTGGAATTAGTGATATCATGAAGTGGTATGCCGGTGATATAGGTACAGAACATTACCTGATCAGTCCTATAAATGGAGATATTGAGGGACTAGGTAAAATCAGCTTATTTATAGGTACACATGATATTCTTTACCCTGATACCAAAAGGTTTAAGAAGCTGGCAGAAGAAAAAGGAGTAGAAATAAACTATTTTGAATATCCATCCATGATTCATATCTGGCCGTTGTTTTTCTTTCCGGAATCAAAAAAAGCAAGAGAACAGATTACAGCGATTATAAGAAATTCATAA
- a CDS encoding ABC-F family ATP-binding cassette domain-containing protein has translation MIKVDNLSYSFPQKDLYNNISFTLEEGQHCAFIGTSGSGKSTLVDILMEPEKYMFEGKLEISPDYRIGYVSQFSQLDNTKEITVYDYIGEEFIKLQNEITAICTEMETSSDLEPLLEKYQEALDAFQAIGGDNFESNITKQLTLANLNKHEGLAVSKLSGGEFKLIQVIKEMLTGPDLMIMDEPDVFLDFENLNSLMNLINSYKGTMLVITHNRYLLNHCFNKIIHLENKLLQEFDGRYIDYNFSLLQTKIELQELAAADTEEIKRNEVIINNLRSIATVHTEASRGKSLKARVKIQERLEARRIQAPFVDIKQPAINFVADSIPEETVVLKVKDYSISFEDMLLENVNFEIKSTDKVALIGANGTGKTTLLREIYKTNQESIELAETINTGFLSQIQGEMLHESETILEEFFDLGFKTYDEVKTYLSGYGFDEEVLQQKIEALSGGEKNILQLAKLSAVKTNLLLLDEPTSHLDTYSQLALEKAIENYKGAILMVSHDFYTIINCADYVLIIEDKTIRKMSMRKFRKMIYANHFDKDYLEMEQKKKTIETKIELALKDTDFELAKVLCEELEELIKLL, from the coding sequence ATGATAAAAGTTGATAACCTGTCCTACTCATTTCCGCAGAAGGATTTATATAATAACATCTCATTTACATTAGAAGAAGGTCAGCATTGCGCCTTTATAGGGACCAGCGGAAGTGGAAAAAGTACACTGGTTGATATCCTTATGGAACCGGAAAAATATATGTTTGAAGGAAAGCTGGAAATATCCCCTGATTACAGAATCGGATATGTCAGCCAGTTCTCACAGCTGGATAATACAAAAGAAATAACCGTTTATGATTATATAGGGGAAGAATTTATTAAACTTCAGAATGAAATAACCGCTATCTGCACCGAAATGGAAACCTCCTCAGACTTAGAGCCTCTTTTAGAAAAGTACCAGGAAGCTTTGGATGCATTTCAAGCAATTGGCGGAGATAATTTTGAAAGTAACATTACAAAGCAGCTGACTCTGGCTAACTTAAATAAGCACGAAGGACTGGCTGTATCTAAACTTAGCGGCGGCGAATTTAAGCTGATTCAGGTAATTAAAGAAATGTTAACAGGTCCGGACTTAATGATAATGGACGAACCCGATGTATTCTTGGACTTTGAAAACCTTAATTCTCTTATGAATTTAATTAATTCCTACAAAGGTACCATGTTGGTTATAACTCATAACAGGTATCTATTGAATCATTGCTTTAATAAAATAATTCACCTTGAAAACAAGCTTCTCCAAGAATTTGACGGACGATATATTGATTATAACTTTTCCCTGCTTCAAACAAAAATAGAGTTACAGGAACTGGCTGCGGCTGACACAGAAGAGATCAAGAGAAATGAGGTTATTATTAATAATCTCAGATCTATCGCAACGGTTCATACGGAAGCCTCCAGAGGAAAATCCCTGAAAGCAAGAGTCAAAATTCAGGAACGATTGGAAGCTCGCAGAATTCAAGCCCCCTTTGTTGATATTAAACAGCCGGCAATTAACTTTGTAGCAGATAGTATTCCTGAGGAAACTGTCGTTTTGAAGGTAAAAGATTACAGCATATCTTTTGAGGATATGCTTTTGGAAAATGTAAATTTTGAGATAAAATCAACCGACAAAGTGGCTTTAATCGGCGCAAACGGTACCGGTAAAACAACTTTACTCCGAGAGATTTACAAAACCAATCAAGAGTCCATTGAATTAGCTGAGACAATTAATACAGGTTTCTTATCTCAAATTCAAGGAGAAATGCTTCATGAGTCTGAAACCATACTTGAGGAGTTCTTTGATTTAGGCTTTAAAACATATGACGAAGTTAAAACCTACCTCTCCGGTTATGGCTTTGACGAAGAAGTTCTTCAGCAGAAGATAGAAGCTCTATCCGGCGGAGAAAAAAATATCCTTCAATTAGCCAAGCTATCAGCAGTGAAAACAAATCTGCTGCTTCTTGATGAGCCGACAAGTCATCTTGACACCTATTCCCAACTAGCACTGGAAAAAGCTATTGAGAACTATAAAGGTGCAATATTAATGGTTTCTCATGATTTTTATACTATCATAAACTGTGCGGATTATGTTTTAATCATAGAGGATAAGACAATTCGTAAAATGAGTATGCGAAAGTTCAGAAAAATGATTTATGCGAATCATTTTGATAAGGACTATTTAGAAATGGAACAAAAGAAAAAGACAATAGAAACCAAGATAGAGTTAGCCTTAAAAGATACAGATTTTGAGCTTGCAAAAGTGTTATGTGAGGAATTAGAAGAACTGATTAAGTTACTCTAG
- a CDS encoding DEAD/DEAH box helicase: MDNRSFKDFSVSEEIRKALKGLEYEEATEVQERVIPLALEKKDLFVKARTGSGKTAAYAVPICELIEWLENKPQALILTPTRELSVQVKEDFTNIGRFKRLKAVAIYGGHSFTMEKTELKQKAHVVTGTPGRVMDHIERGTLSLDKIQYLVLDEADRMLDMGFAEQVEGILKELPRDRVTMMFSATMPEGIKSISSNYMKDTMYIDVSEDSITAGDIEHSLYFTEEEEKLALLRDVTIIEKADSCIIFCRTKERVDLVCKMLSERGYRCNKIHGGMEQDDRLTAMKRFKSGEFNYLAATDVAARGIDVENISLVINYDIPYEREVYVHRTGRTGRAGQYGKAITLVTSKELRYLRDIENLIGFEIEKLEKPSREEVALLKSAFEEKESSAPIIRQRKGDQLNEGIMKLRFQGGKKKKLRAANFVGVISNIEGVTADDIGIITIQDTLTFVEILNGKGPLVLETMKNTPIGTKQLKVSKVEQ, encoded by the coding sequence ATGGATAATAGAAGTTTTAAAGATTTTTCCGTTAGTGAAGAAATAAGAAAAGCACTGAAGGGGTTGGAGTACGAGGAAGCAACTGAGGTTCAAGAGAGAGTAATTCCCCTGGCATTAGAAAAAAAGGATCTTTTTGTAAAAGCCCGGACCGGCAGTGGCAAAACTGCTGCATATGCGGTACCAATCTGTGAATTAATCGAATGGCTGGAAAATAAACCCCAAGCGCTTATTTTAACACCGACAAGAGAACTTTCAGTTCAAGTAAAAGAGGATTTTACCAATATCGGCAGATTCAAAAGATTAAAAGCGGTAGCAATCTATGGCGGACATTCATTTACAATGGAAAAGACAGAATTAAAGCAAAAGGCACATGTTGTTACCGGTACACCAGGGCGTGTCATGGATCATATTGAGAGAGGAACCTTATCACTTGATAAGATTCAGTATCTGGTACTGGATGAAGCGGATCGAATGCTGGATATGGGATTTGCGGAGCAAGTTGAGGGCATATTAAAAGAGCTCCCCAGAGACCGGGTTACTATGATGTTTTCTGCTACCATGCCCGAAGGTATTAAAAGTATCTCATCTAATTACATGAAGGATACAATGTATATCGATGTCAGTGAGGATAGTATTACAGCTGGTGATATTGAGCATTCCCTGTATTTTACGGAAGAGGAAGAAAAGCTGGCGCTGCTTCGGGATGTTACTATTATCGAAAAAGCGGATAGCTGTATTATATTCTGCAGGACAAAGGAACGGGTGGATCTGGTATGCAAAATGCTATCGGAAAGAGGGTACCGCTGCAATAAAATTCATGGCGGAATGGAACAGGATGACCGGTTAACTGCCATGAAACGCTTTAAAAGTGGTGAATTTAATTATCTGGCAGCTACCGATGTGGCGGCAAGAGGTATTGACGTTGAGAATATCTCTTTGGTCATTAATTATGATATCCCTTATGAAAGGGAAGTATATGTTCATCGTACGGGAAGAACCGGGCGTGCAGGTCAATACGGGAAAGCAATTACCTTAGTTACATCGAAAGAGTTGAGATATTTAAGAGATATTGAGAATCTTATCGGATTTGAGATTGAAAAACTAGAAAAGCCGTCAAGGGAGGAAGTAGCTCTTTTGAAGTCAGCTTTTGAGGAAAAAGAAAGTTCAGCTCCAATCATCAGGCAAAGGAAAGGTGACCAATTAAATGAAGGCATCATGAAACTGCGCTTTCAGGGAGGAAAGAAAAAGAAGCTGCGGGCAGCTAATTTTGTAGGAGTGATATCAAATATTGAAGGTGTCACAGCTGATGACATTGGAATTATAACTATTCAAGATACCCTTACCTTTGTAGAAATATTGAATGGTAAGGGGCCTCTGGTGTTGGAGACAATGAAAAATACTCCGATTGGTACAAAACAGTTGAAGGTATCAAAGGTTGAGCAGTAA
- a CDS encoding MATE family efflux transporter codes for MEKRKWFQLDKKADKEIISLAWPSITEQILEMMVGMVSTIFMGRIGIFAVAAVGMVNMLMGFMQTVFSGLSIGTTVIIARVTGEGNHHEAKRALIQSGYMAILVGVLLAVIGRVFSLPLLNLFFGKAEPEVFQAGISYFNIVLINLPFLVLDIIVSGAMRGAGDTKTPMIITGGVNIINIILNTVLIFGVPILHIPALGIVGSAIAVTVSRIIGVTVRVLVLYNYKKLKLNLSLKDDYSIKPEMIKRIINIGIPGFIEQAVMQGGFLVLQIIIVPLGTVAMAAYQIGLNINALAFFPIFGFAIANTTLVGQSLGEKNYEKAETYSREGMKITMAVGFFIGILMIIFAKYLAVLYTGDPLVIKESIGIVCTFGVIEPLLAILNLCSATLKAAGDIKYVMITSFVGLWTFRVILSFVLIHLLHIGLTAVMIGIFFDFCSRSIMYLTRVHDGKWKYIKV; via the coding sequence ATGGAAAAAAGAAAATGGTTTCAACTGGATAAAAAAGCGGACAAAGAAATAATCTCACTGGCATGGCCCTCTATAACGGAGCAGATTCTTGAGATGATGGTGGGTATGGTTTCTACCATTTTTATGGGAAGAATAGGTATATTCGCAGTTGCAGCCGTCGGTATGGTAAATATGCTTATGGGATTTATGCAAACTGTTTTTTCGGGTTTATCAATCGGAACAACAGTCATTATAGCAAGAGTGACCGGTGAGGGTAATCACCATGAGGCTAAAAGAGCCCTTATACAATCCGGGTATATGGCAATTTTAGTCGGAGTACTCCTGGCAGTAATCGGCAGAGTATTTTCACTTCCTTTATTAAACTTATTTTTTGGTAAAGCAGAGCCGGAAGTTTTTCAAGCCGGTATCAGTTATTTTAATATTGTACTTATTAATCTGCCTTTTCTTGTACTTGATATCATAGTTTCCGGAGCGATGAGAGGTGCAGGAGATACAAAGACCCCTATGATTATCACCGGAGGCGTGAATATTATCAATATCATATTGAATACGGTATTAATATTCGGAGTGCCCATACTTCATATCCCGGCACTTGGCATCGTAGGCTCAGCAATAGCGGTAACGGTATCCAGAATCATTGGTGTGACGGTGAGAGTGCTTGTTCTATACAACTATAAAAAACTCAAACTTAATCTTAGTCTGAAGGATGACTATTCAATCAAACCAGAGATGATTAAGCGAATTATCAATATCGGTATTCCGGGTTTCATTGAACAAGCTGTAATGCAAGGCGGTTTCCTTGTACTTCAGATTATCATTGTTCCTCTGGGTACAGTTGCTATGGCAGCATATCAGATCGGGTTAAATATTAATGCACTTGCGTTTTTCCCGATTTTCGGTTTTGCAATAGCAAACACAACACTTGTAGGTCAAAGTCTTGGCGAGAAGAATTATGAAAAAGCAGAAACCTATTCCCGTGAAGGTATGAAGATTACAATGGCGGTGGGCTTTTTTATCGGAATCTTAATGATAATTTTTGCGAAGTACCTGGCTGTTTTATATACCGGTGATCCCCTGGTAATAAAGGAGTCTATCGGTATTGTCTGTACCTTTGGTGTGATAGAACCTTTATTAGCAATATTGAATTTGTGTTCTGCAACTTTAAAAGCTGCCGGGGACATTAAATATGTTATGATTACCTCCTTTGTAGGGCTTTGGACCTTCCGGGTTATCTTATCTTTCGTACTTATTCATTTATTGCATATAGGTTTGACTGCAGTTATGATTGGTATATTCTTCGATTTTTGTTCCAGATCGATTATGTATCTTACCAGGGTGCATGATGGAAAATGGAAGTATATTAAAGTATAA
- a CDS encoding MarR family winged helix-turn-helix transcriptional regulator: MTKEKIISTIFNNVTEHHGILNSLEEMKFISEHNALEVHCIDFIEKMTDPNVTKLSRAFRMTRGAISKLTKRLIKAGLIESYQKPENKKEIYYRITELGREIYLKHQSLHQDRIDRDILFFSQMNECEKDTLIRIFEKLDKHLKNELEKKGIENGKYSE; this comes from the coding sequence ATGACCAAGGAAAAAATCATCAGTACAATCTTTAACAACGTGACGGAGCATCACGGTATTTTAAACAGTTTGGAAGAAATGAAGTTCATATCAGAACATAATGCTTTAGAAGTTCATTGCATTGATTTCATAGAAAAAATGACAGATCCTAATGTTACAAAACTCTCAAGAGCATTCCGTATGACAAGAGGAGCAATTAGCAAATTAACAAAAAGGCTCATAAAAGCCGGTCTTATAGAGTCATATCAAAAACCAGAAAACAAAAAAGAAATTTATTATCGAATTACTGAACTTGGAAGGGAGATTTATTTAAAGCATCAAAGTCTGCACCAAGATAGAATTGATAGAGATATTCTTTTTTTCAGCCAAATGAATGAGTGTGAAAAGGATACTCTCATCAGAATTTTTGAAAAATTGGATAAACATTTAAAAAACGAATTAGAGAAGAAGGGGATAGAAAATGGGAAGTATTCAGAGTAA